A single region of the Fenollaria sporofastidiosus genome encodes:
- a CDS encoding nuclease-related domain-containing protein yields the protein MDKKFSLMDYIALLRLSCRHYYWNISYAGKGSITLKRLGQLFTSMANGDYGTAFVLFVAYSLVVDTIGVNFFKILSWLPAIPAYIAKGRIVAILGVIIVRLAAMAFGFFVLLNPKRLKRSLRYKESAFFKNTGIRPKEVVKDKGLCGEYLATCVEEEAFKANNIEGQIFNSVIIPQHGGNFSEADVVSVSSMGINVIEVKALGGEIEGGETWELWQQTLGKETYEFRNPILQNNTHVNYLLAYLEDSMKASGYKPGVALSHSTINSVLFLDNKVSLDINSFNGLNLLYLYGTTHGYADIYKDFKRKNVINLYKNDIDYIAKEIKKLSSHSPSEIDAMMSNRQAAIDRGEYKYPSVYHIAYCEFDIVRREGGICLIKEQNGYQFYFDPKDNWFKYVSTMRITRIEASYRSYDEAMRAFNNPSIASQRYLVKYLY from the coding sequence ATGGATAAAAAATTTTCTCTCATGGACTACATCGCTCTATTGCGTCTGAGCTGTAGACACTACTACTGGAACATAAGCTACGCGGGAAAGGGCTCTATCACTTTAAAGAGGCTAGGTCAACTATTTACAAGTATGGCTAATGGAGACTATGGAACAGCTTTCGTTCTATTTGTCGCTTACTCTTTAGTAGTTGACACTATAGGTGTGAATTTTTTCAAAATTTTGAGCTGGTTACCTGCTATACCAGCTTATATTGCAAAAGGCAGAATTGTAGCCATTTTAGGTGTAATTATAGTCAGACTAGCTGCAATGGCATTTGGATTTTTTGTACTACTTAATCCGAAGAGATTAAAGAGGTCTCTTAGATACAAGGAGTCTGCATTTTTCAAAAATACTGGCATAAGGCCTAAAGAAGTCGTTAAAGACAAGGGCCTGTGCGGCGAGTACCTTGCAACTTGTGTTGAAGAGGAAGCTTTTAAAGCGAATAATATCGAAGGACAGATATTTAACAGTGTCATCATACCTCAGCACGGCGGCAACTTCTCTGAAGCTGACGTTGTCTCTGTAAGCAGCATGGGTATCAATGTCATCGAGGTTAAGGCTCTTGGTGGCGAGATAGAAGGTGGTGAGACTTGGGAACTTTGGCAGCAAACTTTGGGCAAGGAAACTTATGAGTTCAGAAACCCTATCTTGCAAAACAACACTCACGTAAACTACCTACTTGCCTACCTTGAAGATAGCATGAAAGCTAGCGGCTACAAGCCCGGCGTGGCATTGTCGCACTCAACTATCAACTCAGTATTGTTCCTAGACAATAAAGTTAGCTTAGATATCAACAGCTTTAACGGGCTTAACCTTTTGTACCTTTACGGCACTACACATGGTTACGCCGACATTTACAAAGACTTCAAACGTAAGAACGTTATAAACTTGTATAAAAACGACATTGATTATATAGCTAAAGAGATCAAAAAACTTTCATCTCACAGTCCAAGTGAAATTGACGCCATGATGTCTAATAGACAAGCAGCCATAGACAGAGGCGAGTACAAGTACCCTTCAGTCTACCACATTGCCTACTGCGAGTTCGACATTGTAAGACGCGAAGGCGGCATCTGCTTAATCAAGGAACAAAACGGCTACCAATTCTACTTTGACCCGAAAGACAACTGGTTTAAGTATGTAAGCACAATGCGCATCACTAGAATCGAAGCAAGCTACCGCTCATACGATGAGGCAATGCGTGCATTTAACAATCCTAGCATAGCTAGCCAAAGGTACCTTGTCAAGTATTTATATTAA
- a CDS encoding B3/B4 domain-containing protein, translated as MSKFIADKSFFELFPEAKLGVILVKNMENSDDSPREVRKMLVEANEEAEKYLVAGQLSENKEVAVWREAYKKFKTKKGARCSIEALLKRLSKGNLVGSINTLVDIYNAASLRFALPCGAEDSDKFVGDLRLTITEGGDEFQAIGEDPSETYEGELCYKDDKGAICRCFNWRDGIRTMITEDTKNAFMIMELVDPDRYDALEGALEFLKENLTKYLNAEVTVHILDKDNPSVDL; from the coding sequence ATGAGTAAATTTATAGCGGACAAAAGCTTTTTTGAATTATTCCCTGAGGCAAAGCTTGGTGTTATACTTGTGAAGAACATGGAAAACTCGGACGACAGCCCAAGAGAAGTTAGAAAGATGCTAGTTGAGGCGAACGAAGAGGCTGAGAAGTACCTTGTTGCTGGACAGCTTAGCGAGAACAAAGAGGTAGCTGTTTGGAGAGAGGCATACAAGAAATTTAAGACTAAAAAGGGTGCAAGATGCTCCATCGAGGCACTACTAAAGAGACTTTCTAAGGGTAACCTTGTGGGCTCTATCAACACTTTGGTTGACATATACAACGCTGCATCGCTTAGGTTTGCACTTCCATGTGGCGCTGAAGACTCTGATAAGTTCGTAGGCGACCTTAGACTAACTATCACAGAAGGTGGCGACGAGTTCCAAGCCATAGGAGAAGATCCATCCGAAACATACGAGGGTGAACTTTGCTACAAAGACGACAAAGGCGCTATCTGCAGATGTTTTAACTGGCGCGATGGCATCAGAACCATGATCACAGAGGATACTAAGAACGCCTTCATGATTATGGAGCTAGTTGACCCTGATAGATACGACGCACTTGAAGGAGCACTTGAGTTCTTAAAAGAAAACCTTACAAAGTACTTGAACGCAGAAGTGACTGTGCATATACTAGATAAGGACAATCCTTCAGTTGATTTATAA
- a CDS encoding cation:proton antiporter encodes MIQSLALIFLLGLIMAEVSKRLKLPRIVGMLFTGVLLGPFVLNLLDDKILGISAELRQIALLIILIKAGLSLDLSDLKKASRPALLLSFLPASFEILGYAVFAPILLKIRAIDALLMGAVLGAVSPAVVVPRMSSLMDEGYGTKKAIPQMIMAGASMDDIYVIVLFTSFLGMAMGKGVDMSKFASIPISIVLGIALGAVFGIIASFVFERSFAKKHLIRNSMKALIIMALSFLLVAIEGALKGRLAISSLIAVVTMAMTIKIKSVSSVSQRLSAKFAKFWIAAELMLFVLVGAEVDIRYTLDAGLMAVVMIFVALAFRTVGVMIALLGTGLNKKEKLFTVFSYLPKATVQAAIGSVPLAMGLESGKIILSVAALAILITAPLGAACMDVTYKKFLEK; translated from the coding sequence ATGATACAATCATTAGCACTCATCTTCCTACTCGGCCTCATCATGGCTGAAGTATCAAAACGTTTGAAATTGCCACGCATTGTTGGCATGCTATTTACAGGGGTGCTCTTAGGACCCTTCGTTCTAAACCTGCTCGACGACAAAATCCTCGGCATCTCGGCGGAGCTAAGGCAAATTGCCCTACTCATCATACTGATCAAGGCAGGTCTATCTCTTGACCTAAGTGACCTTAAAAAAGCAAGCAGACCCGCGCTTCTACTAAGTTTTCTGCCTGCAAGCTTTGAAATTCTGGGCTATGCAGTCTTTGCACCCATACTTTTAAAAATCCGGGCCATTGACGCTTTGCTAATGGGTGCGGTTCTAGGTGCAGTCTCTCCTGCTGTTGTTGTGCCGCGCATGTCCTCTCTTATGGATGAAGGCTACGGTACGAAGAAGGCCATACCTCAAATGATCATGGCTGGCGCATCCATGGACGACATCTACGTCATCGTTCTATTCACAAGCTTTTTAGGCATGGCAATGGGTAAGGGTGTCGATATGAGTAAGTTCGCCTCCATCCCCATTAGCATAGTTCTAGGCATAGCCTTGGGTGCGGTCTTTGGCATCATTGCAAGCTTTGTCTTCGAAAGGTCCTTTGCGAAAAAGCATCTGATTCGTAACAGCATGAAGGCTCTGATCATCATGGCGCTAAGCTTCCTACTCGTTGCGATTGAGGGCGCGCTTAAGGGAAGGCTCGCAATCTCTTCTCTGATTGCTGTCGTGACTATGGCGATGACTATCAAGATAAAAAGTGTCAGCAGTGTCTCGCAAAGGCTCTCAGCTAAGTTTGCGAAGTTTTGGATTGCGGCAGAGCTCATGCTCTTCGTCCTTGTAGGCGCTGAGGTCGACATACGCTACACGCTTGACGCTGGGCTCATGGCTGTCGTGATGATATTCGTAGCACTTGCCTTTAGAACGGTCGGCGTCATGATAGCGCTCCTAGGCACAGGGCTTAACAAGAAGGAAAAGCTGTTCACAGTCTTTAGCTACTTACCGAAGGCGACAGTGCAAGCGGCAATAGGCTCCGTGCCACTAGCTATGGGACTTGAAAGTGGAAAGATAATACTCTCCGTTGCTGCACTTGCGATACTGATCACTGCGCCACTGGGAGCGGCGTGTATGGATGTGACGTATAAAAAATTCCTTGAGAAATAA
- the hydF gene encoding [FeFe] hydrogenase H-cluster maturation GTPase HydF yields MMARSLQKHVVIVGAVNAGKSTLFNSIMGSKAAIVSEVKGTTTDAVRKSIEVPGLGPVVFIDTAGFGDETALSDERLKKTRAEFDKADAFIYILNGDDESVLKELQKHKKPIIKVIMAIDRDAHAHGDAIIYRDDSSREEIFSALKKVLDTKEESLLDGLVDGKATIIMVMPQDAAAPKGRLIKAQVETLREALDKGMTSIVVGDEDLEGVRDRFTEIDLVICDSRVFKRVYDVFHERAKVTSFSVLFSKMKGDIAYFIESAKKFDSFKGDEKILIAEACTHPPINEDIGTVKIPAMLKKRFGDGLKFTFTRADDFEGIEGYDMIIHCGACMFNRAHVMSRVAKAREMGVAMTNYGITIAYLNGILDKISR; encoded by the coding sequence ATGATGGCGCGTTCACTACAAAAGCATGTCGTCATAGTAGGCGCAGTTAATGCAGGTAAGTCCACACTCTTCAACTCCATCATGGGTTCTAAGGCAGCCATAGTCTCAGAAGTGAAAGGCACAACGACAGATGCAGTTCGTAAGTCCATCGAGGTGCCAGGCCTTGGCCCAGTAGTCTTCATAGACACAGCAGGCTTTGGCGACGAGACCGCCCTATCAGACGAGAGATTAAAGAAGACACGCGCCGAGTTTGACAAGGCAGACGCCTTCATATACATTCTTAATGGTGATGATGAGAGCGTGCTTAAAGAGCTTCAAAAGCATAAGAAGCCGATCATCAAAGTCATCATGGCGATAGATAGAGACGCCCATGCGCATGGCGATGCTATCATTTATAGAGATGATAGCTCACGCGAAGAAATTTTTTCAGCACTTAAAAAAGTTTTAGATACAAAAGAAGAGTCATTATTAGATGGCCTTGTAGATGGCAAAGCGACCATCATCATGGTTATGCCGCAAGACGCAGCAGCGCCAAAGGGAAGGCTCATCAAGGCACAAGTCGAAACGCTTAGAGAGGCACTCGACAAGGGTATGACAAGCATAGTCGTGGGAGATGAAGACCTTGAAGGAGTGAGAGATAGATTTACAGAGATTGACCTTGTAATCTGCGACTCGAGAGTCTTTAAGAGAGTCTACGACGTCTTTCATGAGAGAGCAAAAGTGACATCGTTCTCAGTATTGTTCTCCAAAATGAAAGGCGACATAGCCTACTTCATAGAGTCCGCGAAGAAATTTGATAGCTTCAAAGGCGACGAAAAAATACTTATAGCCGAGGCTTGCACACACCCACCCATTAATGAAGACATAGGCACAGTCAAGATCCCAGCCATGCTGAAGAAGCGCTTCGGAGATGGCTTGAAATTTACTTTTACTAGAGCCGACGACTTCGAAGGTATCGAAGGCTACGACATGATTATACATTGCGGCGCTTGCATGTTTAATAGAGCCCACGTGATGAGTAGAGTCGCAAAGGCGAGGGAGATGGGAGTCGCGATGACGAACTATGGGATTACTATTGCATATCTTAATGGCATATTAGACAAAATTTCGCGTTAG
- the hydG gene encoding [FeFe] hydrogenase H-cluster radical SAM maturase HydG, which translates to MFKYDVNSEKADEFINHEEILASLEYGRKNKHNRELIKAAIEKAKEVKGLSHREAFLLLSSEEEDLNEEVYKLANDIKRKFYGNRIVLFAPLYLSNYCVNGCVYCPYHLKNKTIRRRKLTQEEIRNEVIALQDMGHKRLALETGEDPVHNPIEYILESIKTIYSVHHKAGDIRRVNVNIAATTVENYKKLKDVGIGTYILFQETYHRKNYEALHPTGPKHDYAYHTEAMDRAQLGGIDDVGCGVLFGLNNYEYDFIGLLMHAEHLEARFGVGPHTISVPRIRPADDIDPENFENAISDDIFKKIVACIRVSVPYTGMIISTRESVATRANIIDFGISQISGGSKTSVGGYAHEEEESSADTEQFFTSDQRTLDEVVSWLMDTNHIPSFCTACYRAGRTGDRFMSLVKAGQIGNICQPNALMTLKEYLMDYASPETRKKGEALIEREIENIGKEKVKNIVRENLKKIEVGERDFRL; encoded by the coding sequence ATGTTTAAATATGATGTTAATTCAGAAAAAGCGGATGAATTTATCAATCATGAGGAGATACTCGCCTCGCTTGAGTATGGAAGGAAAAACAAGCACAACAGAGAGCTAATCAAGGCTGCGATAGAGAAGGCGAAGGAAGTAAAGGGCCTTTCTCACAGAGAAGCCTTCCTTCTTTTATCATCCGAAGAAGAAGATTTGAATGAAGAAGTGTACAAGCTTGCAAACGATATCAAGCGTAAGTTTTATGGCAACAGAATAGTTCTTTTTGCGCCACTTTACTTATCCAACTACTGTGTCAATGGCTGCGTCTACTGTCCATATCACTTAAAGAACAAAACTATACGCAGAAGAAAGCTTACACAAGAGGAGATCAGAAACGAAGTTATCGCACTTCAAGACATGGGTCACAAAAGACTTGCGCTTGAAACAGGCGAAGACCCAGTTCATAACCCAATCGAGTACATACTAGAGTCTATCAAGACCATCTACTCAGTTCATCACAAGGCAGGCGATATAAGAAGGGTCAATGTCAATATCGCTGCGACAACTGTTGAAAACTACAAGAAATTAAAAGATGTCGGCATAGGAACCTACATACTATTCCAAGAGACATACCATAGAAAGAACTACGAGGCACTGCACCCAACAGGACCAAAACATGACTACGCATATCACACAGAGGCCATGGACAGAGCGCAACTCGGCGGCATAGACGACGTCGGATGCGGAGTACTCTTTGGACTTAACAACTACGAGTACGACTTCATAGGTCTACTTATGCACGCAGAACACCTTGAAGCGCGCTTTGGAGTTGGACCTCATACCATAAGCGTGCCAAGAATCAGACCGGCAGATGACATAGATCCAGAAAACTTTGAGAATGCGATCAGTGACGATATATTTAAGAAGATTGTTGCCTGCATCAGAGTTTCAGTGCCATACACAGGTATGATCATATCGACAAGAGAGTCAGTAGCGACTAGAGCCAATATCATAGACTTCGGCATTAGCCAAATAAGCGGCGGATCAAAGACATCAGTTGGCGGCTACGCACACGAAGAAGAAGAGTCCTCAGCAGATACAGAGCAGTTCTTCACATCAGATCAAAGAACACTTGACGAGGTAGTTTCATGGCTGATGGACACAAATCATATACCATCATTCTGCACAGCATGCTACAGAGCAGGCAGAACAGGCGACAGGTTCATGAGTCTAGTTAAGGCAGGACAAATCGGTAACATCTGTCAACCAAACGCACTTATGACACTTAAGGAGTACTTAATGGATTACGCATCGCCAGAGACAAGAAAAAAGGGCGAAGCGCTTATCGAAAGAGAGATAGAAAACATCGGCAAGGAAAAAGTTAAGAACATAGTTAGAGAGAACCTTAAGAAGATCGAAGTAGGCGAGAGAGACTTCAGACTATGA
- the hydE gene encoding [FeFe] hydrogenase H-cluster radical SAM maturase HydE, translating into MIFTDMELREILLTEDNVFLEELYSRAREAAKATFSNKIYIRALIEFSNYCKEGCYYCGINRTKTSVKRFRLKEEEIYSAVESAYEAGFRTFVLQGGEDMHFTDEAFARIISHLHETYDAAITLSLGVRSKEAYKMFKDAGADRFLLRHETADAEIFKKLHPAEQSLERRLRAIYDLKELGYQVGTGFMVGAPYTSVDSYIKDVKLIRDIDPAMIGMGPFIPSKGTRFESYPHGTVEMTRKLLAVLRLEHPKALIPSTTALNTIDDNGRKLGILSGANVIMPNVSPKFARESYNLYDGKKASGLEAIEGVRALNDYLKEFGYEIEFSRGDYNV; encoded by the coding sequence ATGATATTTACGGATATGGAGCTAAGAGAGATACTTCTTACTGAGGATAATGTTTTTTTAGAAGAGCTATACAGTAGGGCACGCGAGGCGGCCAAGGCTACTTTTTCGAACAAGATCTACATAAGAGCCTTGATAGAGTTTTCTAACTATTGCAAAGAAGGCTGCTACTACTGCGGCATCAACAGGACGAAGACGAGTGTTAAGAGGTTTCGCTTAAAAGAGGAAGAGATCTACTCAGCGGTAGAGTCTGCATATGAGGCAGGCTTTAGAACCTTCGTCTTGCAAGGCGGCGAGGACATGCACTTTACTGACGAGGCCTTTGCGCGTATCATAAGCCATTTGCATGAGACTTATGATGCAGCCATCACCTTATCCTTAGGTGTGAGGAGTAAAGAAGCCTACAAGATGTTCAAGGACGCAGGGGCAGACAGATTTTTACTAAGACACGAGACGGCGGACGCTGAGATATTTAAAAAGCTGCACCCAGCTGAGCAAAGCCTTGAGAGGAGACTAAGGGCCATCTACGACTTAAAGGAGCTTGGCTACCAAGTCGGCACCGGCTTCATGGTCGGAGCGCCATATACAAGTGTTGACTCTTATATCAAGGACGTAAAATTAATCAGAGACATCGATCCAGCGATGATAGGCATGGGTCCTTTCATACCATCGAAGGGCACACGCTTTGAATCTTATCCACACGGCACGGTCGAGATGACACGCAAATTACTCGCAGTTCTAAGGCTTGAGCACCCCAAGGCACTAATACCATCGACGACTGCCTTAAATACTATTGATGATAATGGTAGAAAATTGGGTATATTATCAGGGGCGAATGTAATCATGCCCAACGTATCACCAAAATTTGCACGCGAGAGCTATAATCTTTATGACGGCAAGAAGGCATCAGGCCTTGAAGCCATAGAAGGAGTGCGCGCGCTAAATGATTATTTAAAAGAATTTGGCTACGAGATAGAATTTTCGAGAGGAGATTACAATGTTTAA
- a CDS encoding radical SAM protein: protein MCPRKCGIDRDEKLGVCRMKNELAVSKASVHIFEEPVISGTRGSGTIFFAGCNLSCVFCQNYEISQNKDAPFKYISKERLVEIFFELKARGVHNINLVSPMHFSHLIKDAIVMAKEKGFDLPFVYNTNSYELKEAIASLEGLIDVYLADFKYFSDSYANEFSHAPHYRQYALDAIDEMHRQVPEVVVRDGLMKKGVIIRLLLLPNLYFDAKKVLRLLYGKYGDSVIFSLMNQYQPMFKAKEYKKINRTVSDLEYDSFVDYAVNLGISKAFVQDKQDGKNYTPNFDLEGV, encoded by the coding sequence TTGTGTCCGCGTAAGTGCGGCATAGATAGAGACGAAAAACTTGGTGTGTGCAGAATGAAAAACGAGCTTGCCGTTTCAAAGGCGAGCGTGCATATATTTGAAGAGCCTGTTATATCAGGCACACGTGGTTCGGGTACCATCTTCTTCGCAGGATGCAACCTCTCATGTGTCTTCTGCCAAAACTACGAGATCTCGCAAAACAAAGACGCTCCATTTAAGTACATAAGCAAAGAAAGGCTCGTAGAGATCTTCTTCGAGCTTAAAGCAAGGGGCGTTCACAACATAAACCTAGTCTCTCCTATGCACTTTTCTCATCTTATCAAAGACGCCATCGTTATGGCGAAGGAGAAAGGCTTCGACCTACCCTTCGTTTACAACACAAACAGCTACGAGCTCAAAGAGGCCATAGCCAGTCTCGAAGGGCTCATAGATGTCTACCTAGCCGACTTCAAATACTTCTCTGACAGCTACGCCAATGAGTTCTCACACGCGCCGCACTATAGACAGTACGCGCTTGATGCCATAGACGAGATGCACAGGCAAGTCCCTGAGGTAGTAGTCCGAGACGGCTTAATGAAGAAGGGCGTCATCATACGTCTACTTTTGCTTCCTAATCTATACTTCGATGCAAAGAAAGTGCTTCGCCTTCTATATGGTAAGTATGGCGACAGCGTGATATTCTCACTAATGAATCAGTACCAACCTATGTTCAAGGCAAAGGAGTATAAGAAGATTAACAGGACAGTAAGCGATCTTGAGTACGACAGCTTCGTCGACTATGCAGTGAACCTTGGCATATCGAAGGCCTTTGTTCAAGACAAGCAAGACGGCAAGAACTACACGCCAAACTTTGATTTGGAGGGCGTATAA
- a CDS encoding AbrB/MazE/SpoVT family DNA-binding domain-containing protein has protein sequence MLVELKAKSQVTIPKEIVSLMNLNQGDKFEIVEEDGRIVLIPLEVYPKNVIDELKASVEDIKTSIDKGERPVFDSIDALFEELEK, from the coding sequence ATGTTAGTTGAATTAAAAGCTAAGTCGCAAGTGACTATACCTAAGGAAATAGTGAGCTTGATGAATTTGAATCAAGGAGATAAGTTTGAAATTGTTGAGGAAGATGGTAGGATAGTTTTGATCCCACTAGAAGTCTACCCAAAGAATGTGATAGATGAACTAAAGGCCTCAGTTGAAGATATAAAGACATCGATAGACAAAGGCGAAAGGCCAGTCTTTGATTCGATAGATGCCTTGTTCGAAGAGCTTGAGAAGTAA
- a CDS encoding Crp/Fnr family transcriptional regulator — MEERLPDSIDLKKIPLFASFTDEELREIRRGLKLETFKRGDAIFSSGDSADRMFIVYEGFMKISMYLSDGREQILYIYKKHDFVGGFNILYQDKYVYNASATTNAKIIVISKYDFENIMLKNKDFVLKVLEEAYFRIRKSEELIDRLSVINADMKLAKALINLIKISGSITDGKVAVDLKINREEMGSFTGLTRETISRKLSQFQDEGIITVERNKIIIEDIKKLSDKTI, encoded by the coding sequence ATGGAAGAAAGATTACCAGATAGCATTGATTTAAAGAAGATACCGCTTTTTGCATCTTTTACGGATGAGGAGCTTCGCGAGATCAGACGTGGTCTTAAGCTCGAAACATTCAAGCGCGGCGACGCCATATTCTCATCAGGCGACAGCGCAGACAGGATGTTTATAGTCTACGAAGGCTTTATGAAGATATCGATGTACCTTTCAGATGGCAGAGAGCAGATCCTCTACATCTACAAGAAACACGACTTCGTTGGCGGCTTTAACATACTCTATCAAGACAAGTATGTTTACAACGCATCTGCAACAACAAATGCGAAGATCATTGTCATAAGTAAGTATGACTTCGAAAACATCATGCTAAAGAACAAAGACTTCGTCCTAAAAGTTTTGGAGGAAGCCTACTTTAGAATCAGAAAGTCTGAGGAGCTTATCGACAGGCTCTCAGTGATAAACGCGGACATGAAGCTTGCCAAGGCTCTCATCAATCTTATCAAGATCTCAGGCTCAATCACAGACGGCAAGGTCGCAGTCGACCTTAAGATCAACCGCGAGGAGATGGGTTCCTTCACAGGTCTTACGCGCGAGACCATATCCAGAAAGCTTAGTCAGTTCCAAGACGAAGGCATCATAACAGTCGAAAGAAACAAGATTATTATAGAAGATATTAAAAAATTATCAGATAAAACCATATAA
- a CDS encoding M20 metallopeptidase family protein, which yields MNKFYELAEKMQDETIKMRRDLHQIPEIGLEVEKTCDYIEGKLKEIGLEPVRYGNSGISAIIDSGKDGKCLLLRADMDALPMSEDNDLPFKATNGCAHTCGHDTHAAMLMSAAKILNDNKDQFKGKVKLMFQSAEEIFKGSRFMIEHGILENPKVDAALAMHTSLDEEPGSFGYNLGYMTTSCDNFKITIVGKGSHGAYPHTAHDPIYAGVLLYTHFMELIAREKDPNKVATLTFGQFTAGSNSNIIPNECVMQGTLRTYQPEVREYTKARMADAVKAVEVLTQTKIDVDYFSGVPSLYSDPSLTEFFADTIKENMDLKAIKDSKIMASEDMACVAEKVKTTYLMLNMKTKGCDAAHHNPKVIFNEDALKYGTAIFAICAVNYLNKFDK from the coding sequence ATGAATAAATTTTATGAATTAGCTGAAAAAATGCAAGACGAAACCATCAAGATGAGAAGGGATCTACATCAAATCCCTGAGATAGGTCTTGAAGTAGAGAAGACTTGCGACTACATTGAAGGAAAGCTTAAAGAGATAGGCCTTGAGCCAGTTAGATATGGTAACAGTGGTATATCCGCAATCATCGACTCGGGTAAAGATGGAAAGTGTTTACTACTAAGAGCAGACATGGACGCTTTGCCAATGAGCGAAGACAACGACTTGCCATTTAAGGCTACTAACGGCTGTGCACACACTTGCGGCCACGACACTCACGCAGCCATGCTTATGAGCGCTGCAAAGATACTAAATGACAACAAGGATCAATTCAAGGGCAAGGTTAAGCTTATGTTCCAATCTGCTGAGGAGATCTTCAAGGGCTCACGCTTTATGATCGAGCATGGCATACTTGAGAACCCAAAGGTTGATGCTGCACTTGCTATGCACACTTCACTTGACGAAGAACCGGGCTCCTTCGGCTACAATCTTGGATACATGACTACATCATGCGACAACTTCAAGATTACCATAGTAGGCAAGGGCTCACACGGCGCTTATCCACATACAGCGCACGACCCTATATACGCAGGAGTGCTTTTATATACACACTTTATGGAGCTTATCGCAAGAGAGAAAGATCCAAACAAGGTTGCAACACTAACATTTGGTCAATTCACAGCAGGCAGCAACTCAAACATCATACCGAACGAGTGCGTAATGCAAGGAACACTAAGAACTTATCAGCCAGAAGTCAGAGAGTACACTAAAGCTAGGATGGCAGACGCAGTTAAGGCTGTAGAAGTTCTTACACAAACTAAGATCGACGTAGACTACTTCAGCGGCGTGCCAAGTCTATACTCCGACCCATCTCTTACAGAGTTCTTCGCAGATACAATCAAGGAGAACATGGACCTTAAGGCGATTAAGGACAGCAAGATCATGGCATCAGAAGACATGGCTTGCGTTGCAGAAAAAGTTAAGACAACATACTTAATGCTTAACATGAAGACAAAGGGCTGCGATGCTGCTCACCACAATCCAAAGGTAATCTTCAACGAAGACGCACTTAAGTATGGAACAGCAATCTTTGCTATATGCGCTGTAAACTATCTTAATAAGTTTGACAAGTAA